A window from Bacillota bacterium encodes these proteins:
- a CDS encoding Xaa-Pro peptidase family protein, translating into MKKRLERLRALFPAAGIEGFLVTSAENRYFLTGFTGSAGVLLVDGGTPVLMVDGRYVEQARGQCPHCEVVESKRIWPDGIASLAGERRLKFLGAEGDHVSRESWSKLETALPGAKLFSTPGLVEKLRLTKESAEINRIRKAVRLVDDVFAACLPALQPGVSERDWALGLEFDLRRDGAERAAFDFIVASGVRSALPHGAASGKLLETGDLVVIDCGAVVEHYCSDFTRTVVLKEAAPWQEKVYQAVLAAQEAAIAAIRPGAAAGDVDRAARSVLSDYGYAEAFSHSTGHGLGIAVHEEPRLAEGVETLLEPGMVVTVEPGVYLPGKGGVRIEDVVVVTREGAEVLTATAKGTLAVVG; encoded by the coding sequence TTGAAAAAAAGGTTGGAGCGGCTGCGCGCGTTGTTTCCGGCAGCCGGAATTGAAGGATTTCTGGTAACGAGCGCGGAAAACAGATATTTCCTGACCGGTTTCACCGGATCGGCGGGGGTGCTGCTTGTTGACGGCGGCACGCCTGTATTGATGGTCGACGGGCGCTATGTGGAACAGGCGCGTGGCCAGTGTCCCCACTGCGAAGTTGTCGAAAGTAAACGCATCTGGCCTGATGGGATCGCGTCTCTGGCGGGAGAAAGAAGACTTAAGTTTCTCGGGGCGGAAGGTGACCATGTTTCGCGCGAGTCCTGGAGCAAATTAGAGACGGCGCTCCCCGGGGCAAAACTTTTTTCCACCCCGGGGCTGGTGGAGAAACTCCGTCTTACCAAAGAGTCGGCGGAGATCAACCGCATTAGAAAAGCGGTGCGACTGGTGGATGATGTGTTCGCCGCCTGCCTTCCGGCGTTGCAGCCCGGGGTCAGTGAACGTGATTGGGCGCTCGGTTTGGAGTTTGACCTTCGCCGGGACGGAGCGGAAAGGGCGGCTTTCGATTTTATCGTTGCCTCGGGCGTCCGGTCGGCTCTCCCGCACGGGGCGGCCTCGGGAAAGCTCCTGGAAACGGGGGATCTGGTGGTTATCGATTGCGGCGCGGTGGTGGAACACTATTGTTCGGATTTTACACGCACGGTGGTTTTAAAGGAGGCGGCACCCTGGCAGGAGAAAGTGTATCAAGCAGTCCTCGCCGCGCAGGAGGCGGCGATCGCCGCGATCAGGCCGGGGGCGGCTGCGGGTGATGTCGACCGGGCGGCAAGGTCCGTGCTTTCGGATTATGGCTACGCCGAAGCCTTCAGCCACAGCACCGGCCACGGTCTGGGCATTGCGGTTCATGAGGAGCCGCGCCTCGCCGAAGGGGTGGAAACCCTTTTAGAGCCGGGCATGGTCGTAACCGTGGAGCCGGGCGTCTACCTGCCGGGGAAAGGCGGTGTCCGCATCGAAGACGTTGTAGTGGTTACCCGCGAGGGCGCCGAGGTTCTGACCGCCACGGCGAAGGGGACATTGGCGGTGGTTGGATGA
- the efp gene encoding elongation factor P → MISTNDFRTGLTVELDGDIYQVIEFLHVKPGKGSPFVRSKLRNLRTGAVVERTFNAGEKIPRAHLERRQSQYLYADGDDYYFMDSESFEQMPLKPADLGDGVKYLKENMEVVCVTYQGKVIGVELPNTVELQVVETAPGIRGDTATGGSKPAKLETGVVVQVPLFVEEGETIQVDTRSGQYLKRA, encoded by the coding sequence TTGATTTCCACCAACGATTTTCGAACGGGTCTAACCGTTGAACTCGACGGTGATATCTACCAGGTGATCGAGTTCCTGCACGTAAAACCGGGAAAGGGCTCGCCTTTTGTACGTTCAAAACTGCGAAATTTGCGTACGGGAGCGGTTGTTGAACGCACCTTCAATGCGGGTGAAAAAATACCCCGGGCGCACCTTGAACGGCGGCAGTCGCAGTATCTTTACGCGGACGGCGACGATTATTACTTCATGGACAGCGAGAGTTTTGAACAGATGCCGCTTAAACCGGCGGATTTAGGTGACGGCGTGAAGTATCTGAAAGAAAACATGGAAGTGGTTTGCGTAACGTACCAGGGAAAGGTAATCGGCGTGGAACTTCCCAACACCGTAGAACTGCAGGTGGTGGAAACCGCTCCCGGCATCCGGGGTGATACGGCAACCGGCGGTTCTAAACCGGCGAAACTCGAAACCGGTGTTGTGGTGCAGGTGCCGCTTTTCGTCGAGGAGGGGGAAACCATTCAGGTCGACACCCGTTCCGGCCAGTACCTGAAACGCGCCTGA
- a CDS encoding CD1247 N-terminal domain-containing protein, with amino-acid sequence MADLKARVSYLKGLLSGFGTDNGARDKRFSEEIINVLNDLAEEMDDLRSAQEGVEEYIQALDEDLYAVETMVFGDDDEELRIDTDGDSDMNDPWREEIVMKPDNSASDNGALTRNDDAF; translated from the coding sequence ATGGCCGATTTAAAAGCCCGGGTATCCTACCTGAAAGGGCTTCTTTCCGGATTCGGGACCGATAACGGCGCAAGGGACAAACGTTTTTCAGAAGAAATTATCAACGTGCTTAACGACCTTGCGGAAGAAATGGATGATTTAAGAAGTGCTCAGGAGGGTGTGGAGGAGTATATCCAGGCCTTGGATGAGGACCTTTACGCCGTGGAAACGATGGTGTTTGGTGATGATGACGAGGAACTGAGAATCGATACCGACGGGGACAGTGATATGAATGACCCGTGGCGTGAAGAGATTGTTATGAAACCGGATAATTCGGCTTCGGATAACGGCGCTCTCACGAGAAACGATGACGCTTTTTAA
- the spoIIIAA gene encoding stage III sporulation protein AA, translating to MTATTARLKEMLRFFTPALRGVLEALPVWDEVEEIRLRAAKPLMIRLAQRDAFVTPGGLPVDRAEESFLVPPEEVTRTVNIASGASLYAFEEEIRNGYITLPGGHRLGLAGQVVTVGGQIRTLKHISGLNFRLAREVRGAADGILPRILAGSPPRVCHTLIISPPRAGKTTFLRDLVRQLSDGSPCLRGVTIGLVDERSEVASCFHGVPQLDVGARTDVLDACPKAEGMRLMIRAFGPEVVATDEIGRAEDARAVEDALNAGMSVVATAHAGTLEELKRRPFFRYIFTLGVIERFILLARRDKPGRVTAVLDGSGKPLWPLTPGSRQDCRKN from the coding sequence ATGACGGCGACCACGGCACGGTTAAAGGAGATGCTGCGTTTCTTCACGCCGGCGTTGCGGGGAGTTCTTGAGGCGCTGCCGGTCTGGGACGAAGTTGAAGAAATACGCCTGAGAGCCGCCAAACCGTTAATGATACGTTTGGCGCAGCGGGACGCTTTCGTGACGCCGGGAGGTCTTCCGGTCGACCGTGCGGAGGAAAGTTTCCTGGTTCCCCCCGAAGAGGTGACCCGAACGGTTAATATTGCGAGCGGCGCTTCACTTTACGCCTTTGAAGAAGAGATCCGCAACGGTTACATCACCCTTCCCGGAGGGCATCGTCTCGGTCTCGCCGGGCAGGTGGTGACGGTAGGCGGGCAAATACGCACGCTGAAACATATCAGCGGGCTTAATTTCCGGCTGGCGCGTGAAGTGCGCGGGGCGGCAGACGGTATCCTTCCCCGTATTCTAGCCGGTTCACCGCCGCGGGTCTGTCATACCCTGATCATCTCACCGCCCAGGGCCGGCAAGACAACTTTTTTACGGGACCTCGTGCGTCAACTGTCTGACGGGTCACCGTGTCTCAGAGGGGTGACTATCGGCTTGGTGGACGAGCGTTCGGAGGTGGCGTCGTGTTTTCACGGTGTGCCGCAGCTTGATGTGGGCGCCCGGACGGATGTTCTTGACGCCTGTCCGAAGGCGGAAGGCATGAGGCTTATGATCCGGGCTTTCGGGCCGGAAGTGGTGGCGACCGACGAGATCGGCCGGGCCGAAGACGCCCGCGCCGTCGAAGACGCCCTCAATGCGGGGATGAGTGTGGTGGCAACGGCTCATGCCGGCACCCTGGAAGAGCTGAAGCGGCGTCCCTTTTTCCGCTATATTTTCACGCTGGGTGTGATCGAGCGGTTCATCCTGCTTGCCAGGCGTGACAAACCCGGCCGGGTAACCGCTGTCCTTGACGGATCGGGGAAACCGCTGTGGCCTTTGACGCCTGGATCTAGGCAAGATTGCAGGAAAAACTAG
- a CDS encoding stage III sporulation protein AB, with the protein MLKTLGAVMVLASGSLCGNAVGGLYSRRPRELKAMMGALLLLKTEIGCIAAPLGEAFAAVARRADQRVAPFFDRAGAHINSTGGLTAAEAWERAVIEASPSSALREEDLDILRDLSAALGNSDRENQAQHVSLAIERLKAAAVLAEEDAGRYVRLYKFLGFGTGLSLVVLLC; encoded by the coding sequence ATGCTGAAAACCTTGGGCGCGGTCATGGTATTGGCGTCGGGAAGCCTTTGCGGAAACGCCGTCGGAGGGCTTTACAGCAGACGTCCCCGAGAACTGAAAGCGATGATGGGCGCGCTGCTCCTCCTTAAGACCGAGATCGGCTGTATTGCAGCCCCGTTGGGGGAGGCATTTGCGGCGGTGGCCAGGCGCGCCGACCAGCGGGTTGCTCCCTTTTTTGACCGTGCCGGCGCGCACATCAACAGTACAGGCGGATTAACGGCCGCCGAAGCCTGGGAAAGAGCGGTTATCGAGGCGTCACCTTCTTCGGCATTAAGGGAAGAGGACCTCGATATCCTGCGCGATTTGAGCGCGGCCTTGGGGAATTCCGACCGGGAGAACCAGGCGCAGCACGTTTCTCTCGCGATTGAAAGACTTAAGGCGGCGGCCGTTTTGGCTGAAGAAGACGCCGGCCGCTACGTACGACTCTATAAATTCCTCGGTTTCGGCACCGGTCTGAGCCTGGTCGTGCTCCTGTGTTAG
- the spoIIIAC gene encoding stage III sporulation protein AC produces MGNIDLIFKIAGVGILTAVLHAMLKQAGKEDLAHLATLAGVAIVLIWVVQLLGTLFSEVQSVFKLH; encoded by the coding sequence ATGGGAAACATCGACCTGATCTTTAAAATCGCCGGGGTGGGAATTCTCACGGCTGTTCTTCACGCGATGCTCAAGCAGGCCGGGAAGGAAGATCTGGCTCATCTGGCAACCCTTGCGGGGGTGGCGATCGTCCTAATCTGGGTAGTGCAGCTGCTTGGCACGCTCTTCAGCGAGGTTCAGTCGGTTTTTAAGCTTCACTAG
- the spoIIIAD gene encoding stage III sporulation protein AD, with protein sequence MEILQIIGFALTTTVLAVVLQRQKPELAILVAVAAGTIIFVAMVGRIGEVIEVFNGVASQAGLNLLYLNTILKIVGIAYIADFGGQICRDAGEGALAVKVEFAAKVLILVLALPIIVGLLDLLLKLVAQ encoded by the coding sequence ATGGAAATCCTGCAGATAATCGGTTTTGCACTCACCACTACGGTGTTGGCGGTCGTCCTGCAACGTCAGAAGCCGGAACTGGCGATATTAGTTGCCGTCGCGGCCGGAACCATTATTTTTGTCGCCATGGTCGGCCGGATCGGCGAGGTAATAGAGGTTTTTAACGGCGTAGCGAGCCAGGCGGGTCTTAACCTACTTTATTTGAATACGATCCTTAAAATAGTCGGTATAGCATACATCGCCGATTTCGGCGGCCAGATCTGCCGCGATGCCGGGGAAGGGGCGCTGGCTGTGAAGGTGGAGTTTGCGGCCAAAGTCCTCATTCTGGTGCTCGCGCTGCCCATCATCGTCGGTTTGCTGGACCTCTTGCTGAAACTGGTGGCCCAATGA
- the spoIIIAE gene encoding stage III sporulation protein AE, producing MKKRALGFPAGFKDPWVFALTALLMAVIFFGVFSGAAPAATADSNPVRPPEEELRALNLERVEKEAGQLTETVRSWAPEISFHQLVVDMLQGKIELSPSRVIGVLGRYFWGEVWGGAVLLGKILILSIILAVLQQLSAAFERTSTSQMAYYVCFLALAALAATTLGIAIDIGRDAVDGMVSFIQALLPVLLTLLAATGGVTTAAILHPTILGTLGVIGTLVKNVVLPLITFGVLLGFIDRLSDDLQVSRLAVLLRNTGLAVLGVVSTAFIGVLTVQGVAGTVASGVALRTARYATGAFIPVVGGMLADAFEAVVGTSLLLKSAVGLAGIVIIFFAIALPAIKLLALSTIFKVSAALVQPLEGRMAATLDGMGAGLLGVFAVVATVGLLCFFAVAVVVGLGYLTTMIR from the coding sequence ATGAAAAAAAGAGCGCTTGGATTCCCGGCCGGTTTTAAAGATCCGTGGGTCTTTGCCCTTACAGCCCTCCTGATGGCGGTGATTTTTTTCGGTGTTTTTTCCGGTGCGGCCCCCGCCGCCACTGCTGACTCCAATCCGGTAAGGCCTCCGGAGGAAGAGTTAAGAGCCCTGAACCTTGAACGGGTGGAGAAGGAGGCCGGGCAGTTAACGGAAACGGTCAGGAGCTGGGCGCCGGAAATCAGCTTTCACCAGTTGGTGGTCGACATGCTGCAGGGGAAAATTGAACTTTCGCCGTCCAGGGTGATCGGAGTTCTGGGGCGCTATTTCTGGGGCGAGGTCTGGGGAGGAGCGGTGCTGCTGGGGAAAATCCTCATTCTGAGCATTATCCTTGCCGTACTGCAGCAATTAAGCGCGGCTTTCGAACGTACTTCCACCTCCCAGATGGCCTATTACGTCTGCTTTCTCGCCTTAGCCGCGCTGGCGGCGACGACCCTCGGGATTGCGATCGACATCGGCCGCGACGCCGTTGACGGGATGGTCTCCTTTATCCAGGCGCTGCTGCCGGTGCTGCTGACGCTGCTGGCGGCCACGGGCGGGGTGACCACGGCGGCGATACTGCACCCGACGATTCTCGGTACGCTCGGGGTAATCGGCACGCTGGTGAAAAACGTGGTTCTCCCGCTGATCACCTTCGGGGTGCTGCTCGGATTCATCGACCGGTTGAGCGACGACCTGCAGGTCTCACGGCTGGCCGTGCTGCTCAGGAACACCGGGCTTGCCGTCCTCGGAGTGGTATCAACGGCCTTCATCGGTGTCCTGACGGTGCAGGGGGTTGCCGGGACCGTGGCAAGCGGTGTCGCGCTCCGTACGGCGCGATACGCTACGGGGGCCTTCATCCCGGTGGTGGGCGGGATGCTTGCGGACGCATTCGAAGCAGTGGTGGGGACGTCGCTCCTCTTAAAAAGCGCTGTCGGGCTTGCGGGTATAGTGATCATTTTTTTCGCCATAGCGCTCCCCGCCATAAAGCTTCTCGCCTTAAGCACCATTTTCAAGGTCTCAGCCGCTCTGGTCCAGCCGCTCGAAGGGCGGATGGCGGCGACACTGGACGGCATGGGAGCGGGGCTTTTGGGGGTGTTCGCGGTGGTCGCTACGGTGGGACTGCTCTGCTTTTTTGCCGTGGCGGTGGTGGTGGGGCTGGGATACCTGACAACGATGATACGTTGA
- a CDS encoding stage III sporulation protein AF produces the protein MERISLLIRDLILIVTFAAFLELLVPVGDMRRYVRMIMGILVVVAVLQVFVGFLYRARSMPVPELTIQPVDVGEANYEELRANYAGRMNDAYRQGVSRQVGALLRLAGMDVGRVEVLLDEEKGDYPQIEEIRLHLESAVLADDGSSSIEADKAAESVADFYNLPRERVVIATP, from the coding sequence ATGGAAAGGATAAGCCTTCTGATACGCGACCTGATCCTTATTGTGACGTTTGCGGCATTCCTTGAGCTTCTGGTGCCGGTAGGGGATATGCGCCGATATGTCCGGATGATAATGGGCATCCTGGTGGTCGTCGCGGTGTTGCAGGTATTTGTCGGGTTCCTTTACCGGGCGCGTTCGATGCCCGTACCCGAACTGACCATACAGCCGGTGGACGTGGGGGAAGCGAATTATGAGGAGCTGCGGGCCAATTATGCCGGACGGATGAACGATGCGTACCGGCAGGGGGTCTCAAGGCAGGTGGGGGCGCTGCTGCGCCTGGCGGGAATGGACGTCGGCCGGGTGGAGGTTTTGCTCGATGAGGAAAAAGGAGATTACCCGCAAATAGAGGAAATCAGGCTGCACCTGGAAAGCGCCGTACTTGCGGATGACGGGAGCAGCAGTATCGAAGCGGATAAAGCGGCAGAATCGGTCGCGGATTTTTACAACCTGCCGCGCGAGCGGGTTGTGATTGCCACACCCTGA
- a CDS encoding SpoIIIAH-like family protein — protein sequence MMRGLVLLKRRVVFRLTALILLLALAAAAIEVVRIQQGRQGAGKVRPKPAVAVSTAPEVPGRIPEEPPDSPLDGFFVDYRLEREARRSQQVELLREIANAANTSEVTRKEAQEKLMFLSQQAEKEARTEGILRAKGFQEAIVAVEDEEVTVVVQGKVSPEQSATIVTLVYRGLSAPQEKVVIIEREQGQNQALKGN from the coding sequence ATGATGCGTGGTTTAGTTCTGCTGAAGCGGCGGGTTGTATTCAGGTTGACGGCGCTGATCTTACTGCTGGCGCTTGCCGCGGCTGCCATTGAGGTCGTCAGGATACAGCAGGGACGTCAGGGGGCGGGAAAGGTCCGGCCGAAGCCGGCGGTTGCGGTTTCCACCGCGCCTGAGGTTCCGGGACGCATCCCGGAGGAACCGCCGGATTCGCCTCTCGACGGTTTTTTTGTGGACTATCGCCTCGAGCGGGAGGCAAGACGCAGTCAACAGGTGGAACTTCTGAGGGAGATCGCCAACGCGGCAAATACCAGTGAAGTTACCCGAAAGGAAGCGCAGGAAAAACTGATGTTCCTGTCGCAGCAGGCGGAAAAGGAGGCCCGGACGGAAGGCATCTTACGGGCAAAGGGCTTTCAGGAAGCGATTGTAGCGGTTGAAGACGAGGAGGTAACCGTTGTGGTTCAGGGAAAGGTAAGCCCGGAGCAAAGCGCGACGATCGTTACCCTTGTTTACCGCGGCCTATCCGCGCCGCAGGAGAAAGTAGTGATAATCGAGCGTGAACAAGGGCAGAACCAAGCCTTAAAAGGCAATTGA
- a CDS encoding homoserine dehydrogenase: protein MALRTIGIGILGMGTVGRGVFRVLENNREIISSRLGASLNLTKILVRDTKKNRGTEVPAGLLTTDPAAVIEDPATDIVVEVMGGIEPARSYVLSALSGGKTVVTANKDLLAVHGHELFEAASSGGADLFFEASVAGGIPIIKVIKEALAGNRIQQVTGIINGTTNYILTKMTDEGADFDTVLKEAQARGYAEADPTSDIGGFDAARKIAILASIAFNSRVTLEDVYVEGITNIQAEDIRYAGELGFVVKLLGIAREASEGIEVRVHPALVPFGHPLAAVSDVFNAVFIKGDAVGETMFYGRGAGELPTASAVVGDIVAAAKNIRYNVRGMTGCTCFEKKPVRPVTEVETRYYLRLQVLDRAGVLAGIAGAFGNNNVSLAAVAQKTTGEVAELVLVTHRVREADLQAAVRELTALSTVKTVATIIRVED from the coding sequence ATGGCATTGCGCACGATAGGCATCGGTATTTTGGGTATGGGTACCGTCGGACGTGGTGTTTTCCGGGTGCTGGAGAACAACAGGGAGATCATTTCGTCACGCCTGGGCGCATCGCTAAATCTCACAAAGATCCTGGTACGGGACACCAAGAAGAACAGGGGCACGGAGGTTCCCGCCGGACTCTTGACGACGGATCCTGCGGCGGTCATTGAAGACCCTGCGACGGATATCGTGGTTGAGGTGATGGGGGGGATAGAGCCGGCACGGAGTTACGTCTTATCCGCTCTCTCCGGAGGAAAGACCGTGGTCACCGCAAACAAGGACTTGCTTGCCGTTCACGGGCACGAGCTTTTTGAAGCGGCGTCTTCCGGGGGGGCTGACCTGTTTTTTGAGGCCAGCGTTGCCGGAGGCATCCCGATCATTAAGGTGATTAAAGAAGCCCTTGCCGGTAACCGGATACAACAAGTAACCGGGATAATCAACGGAACGACGAATTACATTTTGACCAAGATGACCGACGAGGGCGCTGATTTCGACACCGTTTTGAAAGAAGCACAGGCCAGGGGCTACGCGGAGGCCGACCCCACCAGCGACATCGGAGGGTTTGACGCCGCCAGGAAAATCGCCATTCTAGCCTCCATCGCTTTTAACTCGCGGGTCACCCTTGAAGACGTCTACGTTGAAGGCATCACCAACATCCAGGCGGAAGACATACGTTACGCCGGGGAGCTGGGTTTTGTGGTGAAGCTTTTGGGCATCGCCCGGGAAGCGAGCGAGGGGATCGAGGTCAGGGTACACCCGGCCCTGGTTCCTTTCGGGCACCCGCTGGCGGCGGTAAGCGACGTGTTTAACGCCGTCTTTATCAAGGGGGACGCGGTTGGAGAAACGATGTTTTACGGGCGTGGGGCCGGGGAACTGCCCACGGCCAGCGCGGTGGTGGGAGACATTGTCGCCGCGGCGAAGAACATCCGTTATAACGTTCGCGGGATGACCGGATGCACCTGTTTTGAAAAAAAGCCGGTACGGCCCGTCACCGAAGTGGAAACGCGGTACTACCTCCGGCTGCAGGTCCTGGACAGGGCCGGAGTGCTGGCAGGGATCGCCGGCGCTTTCGGAAACAACAATGTCAGCCTGGCCGCTGTCGCCCAGAAGACGACCGGCGAGGTCGCCGAACTGGTATTGGTAACCCACCGGGTGCGTGAGGCCGATTTACAGGCGGCGGTCCGGGAACTGACAGCCTTGTCTACGGTGAAAACCGTGGCTACCATCATTCGCGTAGAGGACTGA
- the thrB gene encoding homoserine kinase: protein MLARSGQALRRPLRVSVIVPATTANLGAGCDCFGLALSLYNTISVEITGAGLEVSVSGEGADSLPHDDGNMVLQAARKLWDEVSFPVPAGLKITLKNEIPVSAGMGSSAAAIVGGMTAANALAGNTLAADDILNLSARFEGHPDNVAAAVHGGSVVAVADGSGVVTLKLPVPGVIKAVVAAPDFALATIQARMALPDVYPREDALFNLGRAALLAGAFASGRYELLRYGMQDRLHQPYRAPLVNGLGEVLAAAVDAGALGAALSGAGPAVVALTDGATGDIAKAMVNAFETAGVGARIFELVADNEGARVSVTY from the coding sequence GTGCTTGCGCGGTCAGGTCAAGCTTTACGGCGGCCGTTAAGAGTCAGCGTCATTGTGCCCGCTACTACGGCCAATCTCGGCGCCGGATGCGATTGTTTTGGTTTGGCGCTTTCGCTGTACAACACTATAAGCGTAGAGATAACGGGCGCCGGGTTGGAGGTGTCGGTAAGCGGGGAGGGTGCGGATTCCCTGCCGCATGACGACGGTAATATGGTATTGCAGGCGGCCCGAAAGCTGTGGGACGAGGTTTCATTTCCGGTTCCCGCAGGATTGAAAATCACCCTTAAAAACGAAATTCCTGTAAGCGCCGGGATGGGTTCGAGCGCCGCGGCGATAGTGGGTGGAATGACTGCCGCAAACGCGCTTGCCGGAAACACACTGGCGGCGGACGATATACTGAACCTCTCAGCTCGATTCGAAGGCCATCCCGACAACGTTGCGGCGGCGGTCCACGGCGGTTCCGTGGTGGCGGTTGCGGACGGATCCGGCGTGGTTACGCTCAAACTCCCTGTACCCGGCGTGATCAAGGCGGTGGTTGCGGCGCCGGATTTCGCGCTTGCCACCATACAGGCCAGGATGGCACTGCCTGACGTTTACCCCCGCGAAGACGCTCTTTTTAACCTGGGGCGCGCGGCGCTCCTGGCGGGAGCTTTCGCTTCCGGTCGGTATGAACTTCTTCGTTACGGCATGCAGGATAGGCTGCACCAGCCGTACCGGGCTCCCCTGGTTAACGGACTCGGAGAGGTGCTTGCGGCCGCGGTTGATGCGGGCGCTCTCGGAGCGGCTTTGAGCGGTGCGGGACCGGCGGTGGTGGCGTTAACCGACGGCGCGACCGGGGATATCGCTAAGGCTATGGTTAACGCTTTCGAAACGGCGGGGGTCGGCGCGCGGATATTCGAACTCGTCGCGGATAACGAGGGCGCGCGGGTGAGTGTTACTTATTAG
- a CDS encoding aspartate kinase, giving the protein MLVVQKFGGSSVANAEKIKNVAKRAFQTRAQGNDVVVVVSAMGDTTDDLIALSRQITAEPEAREMDQLLSTGEQVSIALLVMALQVLGAGAVSLTGQQAGIFTDGVYGRASITGVKESRLRSELGKGKIPVVAGFQGMGSEGDTTTLGRGGSDTTAVALSAALDADCCEIYTDVDGVYTADPRVVPDARKLPVISYDEMLELASLGAVVLHPRSVELAKMYGVPLVVRSSFNDNPGTLVKEDAGMERKYMVSGVAHDCKVAKLGLFDVLDQPGVAHRLFSALAAENINVDMIIQGAMRDGRNDIAFTVSEDDLKRALTVVEGIKEAIGAKGLVHDDKVGKVSIVGEGMVTRPGVAASMFEALSKEGINIEMISTSEIKVSCVISEADVPRAVRALHTKFKLDAVAEE; this is encoded by the coding sequence ATGCTGGTTGTACAAAAGTTCGGCGGCAGTTCGGTAGCGAACGCGGAGAAAATCAAAAATGTGGCGAAGCGGGCCTTCCAAACGCGCGCGCAGGGGAATGACGTGGTTGTCGTGGTTTCGGCGATGGGCGACACCACGGACGATCTGATCGCTCTGTCGCGGCAGATCACGGCAGAACCGGAAGCGCGCGAGATGGATCAACTATTGAGCACCGGCGAGCAGGTTTCCATTGCCCTGCTGGTGATGGCTCTCCAAGTCCTGGGGGCCGGCGCTGTTTCCCTAACCGGTCAGCAAGCGGGCATCTTCACGGACGGCGTTTACGGCCGGGCATCGATTACCGGGGTTAAGGAAAGCCGCCTGCGGTCGGAGCTGGGCAAAGGTAAAATCCCCGTTGTTGCGGGTTTCCAGGGGATGGGTTCGGAGGGCGACACCACGACCCTTGGCCGGGGCGGCTCGGATACGACGGCGGTGGCGCTTTCGGCGGCACTCGATGCGGATTGCTGTGAGATTTACACCGACGTCGACGGCGTTTATACGGCGGACCCGAGGGTGGTGCCCGACGCCAGGAAACTTCCGGTCATTTCCTACGACGAAATGCTGGAACTGGCGAGTCTGGGTGCGGTGGTACTGCACCCGAGGTCTGTTGAACTGGCTAAAATGTACGGCGTGCCGCTTGTCGTACGCTCGAGTTTCAACGATAATCCAGGGACCCTGGTAAAGGAGGATGCCGGTATGGAGCGGAAGTATATGGTGAGCGGGGTGGCACACGACTGCAAGGTGGCGAAACTCGGACTGTTCGACGTTTTGGACCAGCCGGGGGTAGCCCACCGCCTGTTTTCCGCCCTGGCGGCGGAAAACATCAACGTGGACATGATTATTCAAGGCGCGATGCGGGACGGGCGTAACGACATCGCTTTTACCGTTTCGGAAGACGACTTGAAGAGGGCGCTGACGGTGGTTGAAGGAATAAAGGAGGCCATCGGCGCAAAAGGACTCGTGCATGACGACAAGGTGGGCAAGGTCTCAATCGTCGGAGAAGGAATGGTCACCCGCCCAGGTGTGGCCGCATCGATGTTCGAAGCCCTAAGTAAGGAAGGGATAAATATTGAAATGATCAGTACTTCGGAAATCAAGGTGTCCTGCGTTATCAGCGAGGCGGATGTGCCACGGGCGGTAAGGGCGCTGCATACGAAATTTAAGCTCGACGCGGTCGCCGAGGAGTAA
- a CDS encoding sigma-70 family RNA polymerase sigma factor, producing the protein MAGRTGAGEKEEAFRAVFDTYYPELCRRLVPFLGDHAAVEDVAQEAFLKLYYRPPPRDDNVPAWLFRVAVNLTYNQIRADERRRKREQGAYEQPAGNWEDEVLRREEIAGVREALSRLAPRDRFCLLLRFEGYGYSEIAAVLQVEPGSVGTIIARARERFRREYSAGTPEPQGPGSGKRDPDGLKGL; encoded by the coding sequence TTGGCAGGCCGAACCGGTGCGGGCGAAAAAGAAGAAGCGTTTCGCGCGGTTTTTGATACGTATTACCCCGAACTATGCCGGCGGCTGGTGCCTTTCCTTGGTGACCATGCAGCGGTGGAGGACGTGGCGCAGGAGGCGTTCTTAAAACTATACTACCGCCCGCCTCCGCGCGATGACAATGTGCCCGCCTGGCTTTTCCGGGTTGCGGTGAACCTTACCTATAACCAGATTCGCGCCGATGAGAGACGCAGGAAGCGGGAACAGGGCGCCTACGAGCAGCCTGCGGGGAATTGGGAGGATGAGGTCTTGCGGCGGGAAGAGATTGCCGGTGTGAGAGAGGCGCTTTCGCGCTTGGCGCCGAGGGACCGTTTCTGCCTGTTGCTGCGGTTTGAAGGGTACGGCTATTCGGAAATCGCTGCGGTCCTGCAGGTTGAGCCCGGCTCGGTGGGTACAATAATCGCCCGTGCCCGGGAAAGGTTTCGCCGGGAGTACAGCGCCGGGACACCGGAACCGCAAGGTCCCGGGAGCGGGAAACGAGATCCGGACGGATTGAAAGGTCTTTAG